The genomic window taggagtggttggcggaaggaagggttgttaggtggttggcggaaggaagggttgttaggtggttggcggaaggaagggttgttaggtggttggcgGAAgaaagggttgttaggtgggtggtagatttactgttaggtggtagggtggtaggtggtttgtaaggtggtaggtgggttgtaaggtggtaggtgggttgttaggtggtaggtggatggtgtggtgggttgttgtggtggttgaGGTCCCCCTTCCACACTGTACTACAATTTTACCATTCTTCCATTACCTTAGTACTATTTATTCCTACCTCACAGTTTTGTTCCCGCTTTTCTTGCAGAAGTTACGTGTACAGACAATGACTTACAGAGTCGCTTAAAGGATGTAATAGATAAGTGGCATAAGGACAAGGgaagggcagaaaaaaacTGGGTAAGGGTTGTTACCGTTCATTATGATCGGAGGCAGCACAAATAGACATAAAgaaatgtatattattgaaaCGAAGAATGAATGAACTTCCCGTGTAGGTATAAattgtatatacatgttccatgtttctccttcttctttattggCAGAAAAAAGTGTGGGAAGAATTCGAGAATAGAATCAATCCACTCTCTAAAGACATATCGGACAATAAAGCAAGTATGGCCTCTTATTGTAATGGCCCTAAGGAAAAAGGCACTACGTGGACAGAAGCTGATAAGAACGCGTGTATGCTCATCACTGCAGGATTAAAACATATCTACGAAATTAAAGAGGACACGGGGAAAGAGGGCGATCAGGCCAGAAAGAATAATAGAAAATTTAAGGCCACTGCGGCATGTATCATATTAAATGAACTTATAACGaaattgaaggagaaggCTAATTCCTGTACCCAGAAGATAAGCATAGAGAAAGGCATAGAACAAGCCTTTAAGGTCAGTCCGCAAATTAAGGAAACTGCATGCCCGAATGATCGAGGCTGTTTTGAGTGCACACAGGGGGACTACTCAGACTGTAAAATGAACAACGACCGAGTGGGAGAGAAATTAAAGCAGAAATTCGATAgagacgaaaaaataaaagaagcacTCGGAGACATATATCCACCTTCCAACCCCACCTCCACTTCTGGAACAGgttatacaaagaaaaaacccGAGAAGGGCaacggggaaggaacaaaaagacaccaacgtttttttcatcatgATCTTCTTTCCActcaccaccaccataacaaccttccttctgttctttACAGCCACTATTGGGGAATggtttacacagttttccaCTAATGTAACAGATAAAGACCAAAACCAGTATGACGAGCTGTATGGTATGTTAGCATTATGCAAGCCTGAAGAGGATACTGTGCCTAATGACAAAGTAGACCTGAACAATTATGAAGGGTTTTGTAGAATTATGATGAAAAACATAATGTTAGTTACAGGCGTTccaaaggaatataaaaacgaAGACGGGAAAACACCATGtgagaagaaagtgaaaaatattcccttatgtgatttattaaaagtTTGGATGTGGTATATGCGATGGTTCTGTGTCCCTAAGGACGTCATAGAACAGGCCCTTAGCCGAGTTAATACTGTAAGGAAAAcattaaatgaaaatgtgaagtatGTGAAATGTACTTATGATGATGCACTTAACATTCCTTACGGGGGTGGAACAAATATGGTAGGTGAAGAGTACGAACTATTTGACACAAGTGCGTTGTATACTATGATGGAAGCATTAACTGAGAAAACTTGGTGCGAAGATGGTCAATGGATATACAGGAAAAAGGCGCTTGAGGGTCCAGATCTGGCACGCAGTGATCCAGGGAAGGGGAATCAAGTGCTTGGTGGTAATGACAACCTggacaaaatgaaagaaattgTTCACCAAATTAACAAAGTTTTAATACAGGAGGAAAAGGCAGCATCCCCAAAGAAAACACCCAAGTCACCCTCCTCCGAAGGTGAAGACTGCACCAAGAAATCTAATTTATGTGAACGCGTAACATGCGTAACAACGCAGTATCCTAAAGACAAAGGAGGGGAGAAATCGAACTGGGTAAATGGACAATGTTGTCCACTGTAGTTAGGGACAACATACTCAGTATATAGACAAATctatatatgttcatgtaAGAATGAAATGGCGTTCCATATGGGaccacaaaaaatatatatatatatgctcctccccttcttttgcGTATTTAGAATCAAATGTGGGATGACATCAAAAGTAGGGTGGATCCACTTGAAAAAGCCATGTCTAAGGAAGACCCCAACACAGACAAGTATTGTAAGGGCACAGAATGGAAAGGTAATACAGGGACTTTTGCAGAAATAGAAGCATGCAAGCTCATTACTAGAGGCTTGAAGCATATATACGAGATTCCACAGGATTCAAGCAACCAGGAGcatgagaaaataaataaccaGTTATTTAAAAGGACCATGGCATGTGTCCTACTAAATGCATATGCAGATAAATTGGAATCCGAACTCAAATCTACGTGTCCTGTTGAGGCCGGCATTAACAAAGCTTTTGGTGCCACTTCACGAATTAAGGATGGAATTGATATATGTAAGGATAAGAATAATTGTGTTGAATGTAAAAGGGATAAGAATTATGAAAGTTGTATGGTAGGCGacgatgaggaaaataaaaccaaATTAGGAGACAAAATAAAACCGATGTTAGACAGTGAtcataaaatagaaaaaatcctggaagaaatatgtaaggaaaaaatatgcccatAAAGACTGAAGAGAGTCTGCAAAAAGGGcacaaccacctaacaacccacctaccaccatcaccGCTGTGTACCATCACATTCAACTACTACTTattccttcactttgttTGCTCCTCCCTTTCTATAGGTAAAGACTGCAACAAGGTTAAGGGCCTATGTGATCGTACAAAGTGCGTGACAATTAATTGGTTTAGGGACAGATTAACTAATGGGGGGAGTGGAACACAGCACTGGGTAAGTGAGAAACAATACTGTCTATTTTAGTTAAAGTCACTCCAACGGACCATTTACCTTATACatatgacaaaaaaaggggaggggtGAGACAACCGTAAATCATGCACGtacttaaaatatatatacatatatgtcccGTTCCTTCTGCCTTCCTTTCAATTGTGCAGTGTCAATTTTGGAATAATGACGTCAAGCGGGAATTGGATAAACTCTCCAAGGCCATaattaaagaagagaaaaatgataACCCCTTATGTAATAACATTAATGGAAGGAACACAGCAACTGAAGCAGAACAAAAGGCATGTAATTTTATTGTTAGGGGCATAGAGTATATATACAGCATTAAGGAAGATCAGAATACTAATTACGCAaaccagaagaaaaataacagaATATTTGGACAAACTGTGGGGTGCATCTTCTTGAACGCTTATGCAGATCTCCTTATTACCAAGTCGAAGGAAGGTAATTGCCCCAtcatagaggaaaaaatacaaaaattttttgaggatggaaataaaaggaaggatgattggtgtgaagaaaaaaggagtggtAATGGTAATGAATGTGTTAAATGTGAAAGGGATACAAGTTATGCAACGTGCACACTAGAAGTAGAAGAAACACTGTTGAATAAGGGACCAGGTGAAGAATGCAAAAATCACAGaaacaatataaaaaataagttggATGATATGCTGGACAATGATAAAACAGGACTAAAGCAAACTTTGAATGATATAACTACTATTTGTAAACCCAAACCTGCCGCCCCTCCCCCAGCTCCTCCATCTGCTCCTTCTGAGGCTGAGAATGGACGAGGTGGCGGAGTAGGTGAAGCTGATTTAAAATCACCCAAGGCTGCTAAACTTACTAGCAAGAACGACAACCCcgtccttccttatttcccTCTTGCTCCTGCTGTGCTTGGTATTTCTATTATGAGCTACttactttggaaggtaagagaaaaaaagaaaaaaaaagcagaaaaagaaaaaggaaaaaggaaaaaggaaaaagaaaaaaaggaaaagaaaaggaaagaatgaatcaACGAGtgagtgtaggatttcgcattttaggctgtgagtgtgtaggattttcgcattttagggattgCATGTACGATTTTATCATTTAgcgggtgtgtatgtaggatttcgcatttaaggggtGTTTGTAGAATTTTGCAGTtgggtttgaagtagtaattactgttgcatgtgaacaaacatttcgcatccctattaaaaaaacatttttttcccttttttttttttttttttttttagtacttTGGTATGCTTCGTAAGAccagaaaacgttacaggaGAGCTTATCAAATACGTGGTCCCTCCATGGAACAGCAGATTATTGACCATGTGGACCGggatggtccacatgcatataccttagtaaaggaacgcaaacctcgttctaagcatataaaaaggaggagaaaacgGCTTCCTGGTGGTCGTCGGCGTGCtggtcgccgcatgattattgatattcatttagaagtcttagacgaatatcaaaaaggggatgttGCAttaacgaaggaagacttttttgaaattgtggttcaagaatttatgggaagcaaattcataaaggaagagaaggttgCAAGTCCTGATtgcgggtttagggaggatagactttgttccaaaggaagatgttcctagggaacaggttcatagttcagattccgggtttagggaaggaagaccttgttcctaaggaaggtgttcctaaggaacaggttccaagttgaGATTCTGAGTTTAGGGACGaggactttgttcctaaggaacagattccatgttcagattccgggttttagggtgtagtataaatatttttcttttcttttttttttttttttttttgtgttgtgtGAAAGTGcttacatgttcatgtgtaagaaatataagccgggaataaaaaaaaattttcttcccttcactttattttgatttgtttggtaaaatttttttttttattgaagaattaaaaaatgcttattcattctgttacaaaaattttgacttcataaatattttttgttttaaccatttttattttcctttctttctaaGGTCCAATTGtggacatttgaaaagtgtgTTTAAAATTATTCGCGGGGTTCGCAAAGGCTCGCGTAGgtccgcaaaaaaaataaagtgtcttaaaaaaagagtgtgttcttacaaaagaaagaaaggaattgtttacacaattacacaaattttgaaccatgtcacacatgtgtgtgtatacgaaaaggaatctatattttaaggacaaacactggcacaacaacaaaaaaagaaagaaaaaaaaaaaggtggaaaagaagaaatataatcCTGCTTTGGAACTGTATGAACTCCGTCGTTATTTATGTCCTCCAAAGGAGGACATTGCACACTGTTTACAATTAACGGAAGGgaaatttattcattcaatATTCCATGTGatgttacattacatacgtttATAACTAATGTTCTTGCCCCTCCTattattacttcttcctctggatgTTGGTAGCCCACCACCAAATACGGATGATTCATCCGCAGAACCAATGGTTGAGGCAccttctgtggaatattctgttaaggtgtcgtcCTCAGTTAGTGTTCCAAAGTTAGAACTAGccgatcttctttttcttctttttgggGAGACGGTGCCACCtattccagaaaataaattggtatactgaggaaagaaggaaacgaaagaaggaaagaaggaagaaagggaaaggaggtgagcacatatgtgtgtacagaatatatgtatattactGCTCACTTTATTTtagcattcattttttaatagacatgaaaataaaataactaatatatatatgtttctactcataattgtccattataattacaattgtaattataggcgtaattataattatatttgttcattataattatgtagtattactttatataaaaagaaaagaactcCTGGTATTCCTATTGCTGCAAGTCCACCAGATATAGCAGCAGGTGCGACACCAGCATTTCCACCAGCTTGGGAAGctgtagaaccggaaccagaagaacctgggttccatgTTCCCGTGGAacctggtcttggactaccagtgttctggtttcccgtggaaccggtaccagaagaacctgggttccaagttccagtACTACCAGGACCAGAGGAACCAGGAGACTGGTGTCCAGTACTACCAGGTCCAGaggaacctgggttccaggtGCATGTTAGTTCCGGTACTTTGTGCTTTTCACAATTGATGTGGTTCTGcttaaattttgtacaatatTCATTATCATTATTCTTACAAGTTTGGCATACCCATTCATATTTTGACTGAGCATTTGTACGATTTGCTCCATAATTTAAATTGCCCGTATAATTACTACACTCCTTCTTATCCTTTAAAGCTTTAATGTTATATTCGTAATCAAATAAATGTTTCGGGTATTCGAAGAAGAGCTTAGTAATTTTGGGGTATATATAAGTGCACTCATTGCTTTCCCTATCCCCAAGTGGGAATTTCCATAGTGCTTTGTAAATCTCGTCCATAGCATCCccaaaatttttaccttcaggaaattttttctttatttcattaCATATCCAGAAGAACAAGAAATAACAGGGTGTATTATCATCTGAcgacttatttttttcattcatccAACATGCATAACAGTAGTTTTGCAGAATTTCATTGGCcaaattccccttttcctctgTGTACATTTGTAATGTTTCCTCCAGTTTAGTCTTTAtgctttcctcctccttattcTTTCCATAAAGTACTTCACACCCTAGAGGTGCGTCGAATAGAGAATATACTGCATCTGAGGGTAACATCTTTGAATCTGAATTACCACCCtacaaaatgtgtaattaaaggaaaaaatatatagaatatatatgtggacacaCACTCCTATGTGCCTccttacatatacatatgtatatacatatatacacacatatatacatatatgtccatatatatatacatagagcATTATATGCGTGTCTTATTAAACCGTATATTTTGAACATGCACtttgaacatatatgtatatatataaaacttACGGCCACTTCTTCTGCCACGTCTGACAAGGATGTAAATCCTGTTATATGTATAGATTCACATTTTGATTTCAGGTCCTTGGGATCTTTGCCatcattaaatattttatccACCTTTGTGCAGTATGTATCCCTCCGTCCACCTAAGCACGGTGTTCTTACTAAATCATATACTGAAATAATTCCACTGAGGTATTtggaatattttcccccGCAGCTGCCTTCAGtattttgtaaatattgGTCTATAGTTTCATAGTTGTACCAATAGTCGAATACGGCTTTTCTTTGTTGGAAATCATGGTAGCTGCTTCTATGGTCCTCAGCTTCACACTTTTTTACTTGGAATGACGTTTTTAGCGCTGCATATATTTCACTCAGTGCTTTCTGAAaatcattcttcttccccaaTTCCTCATATACTATttctcctaaccaataatagaagaagttGAAGCGTTCATCATAGTACTGACTATGCTTCTCGTTCATTCCTTGGCTTACATAATACCAGGCATATCCAATCTTCCTCATACACTCAACCTTTCTGTGATACTCCGGCAGCGCCATTAACACATTATTTGCGGGTAAAACGGCATTATGATCACTGACATATAGCGTCTGGCTGGAGTCGAAATCAGTATACGCTTGATATGAAGGTAACTTACCCAAACATGcatcctacaaaaaaaaaaaaaaaaaaatatacaattaGTAAAACATGTATACCAGTATATTTCCACTCATATGACACAATGAATACTATATGTACATACTACTTTCTCTGTAAATACTTTTTCCAATagtgaaaatgtgaatagtattattcttttaccatttgtgtttttatgtatgtatatgtatatattcctttgtaTACAatgattttttgtattaaaaatgtacgctgtttcttcctatatatttttatatatataatgaataattCAAGATAATCATACATATTCCACAACTTCCACTAATGAATAGTTACTATACTTTTACTTTCCCCCAGTTGTGCGCGCATATTTTCATGCTGGCtcccaaaaaaatgtgtcaacatatatatatattcttaacTTATccttaattgttttttttttataaaaaaaatattaatgaaATAACTTCTAACAAGCATtgtgtaatacatatatatgctctatatatacatatatgtgtatatgtatatatgtatgtatatatacatagtacccccatctccttccccttcccttttttcatggatgatcatttttaaaacaaaaatatattatcatttttataacaaaatatatattatcatttttataacaaatatatattatcattttaataacaaaaatatattatcattttaataacaaaaataagttttcatttaataaataaataagttttttcgttccttcctacccatgtatatatttttttttttttttttacaagtttttatttttgtgtaattgctttttttccttcttttttttcccacaagTTGTTATCTTCATAATTCTTTTCCctgtttgtatttttgtttttttcttagaaggaatatagaaaaggaaagaaaaattagaaatattagaaaaaaaagaagaaaaacgaaaaattaaaaaataaagcgaaATAGGAAAGAGAATAtcggaaataaaaaaaaaaggaggaaagccTATTCTGCcttttatatacttttttacactttgcgcgcttactttttttttatcacgcCCGGCCCACCCCCCTAGGAAGAGGGGGTCAGGGGGTCAGAGGAACGCATTAAATTCGGTGGTAACTTACATTTTGGTGATTTTGTCCCCTTCTTCGTGATGGATGCTGTTGTTGTAGTCTACTATTTCGTGTTCGCACTGTTCTGGtagatggtggtggtggtgcatTATATTCTGATGgtgttgaatattctgttccatcatcgtcatcatcatcatccatTGTTTGGGAAGCACGTTCTGTGGTAGAGTCGTCcaattgtttttgtttttgttgtCGGGATGTcgatcttttccttcttgtgtTTCTTTAATTATTATGTCCAAAGAGGGTGTTTTTTATTccagaaggtagaagatcatACTGAAATAAGAAGGGGTATGAGGGAAgtaaggttgtgttaggtgggtgttaggtgggtggtaggtgggttgttatggtggtaGGGTAGTAGGCGGGTTGTTAGGCGTCGTTGGTGgcaggaatgttgttagggagGTTGGTGATAGCTGGGTGGTTaggttggtaggtggaaggaaggaggtgaaggaaagaaggaataaggtagaataagaaaaagagaaggaaggaaagaaggaataagaaggaaaaagaagtaaagaagaaataaggaggaaagaaggaacaaaggaaacaaaggaatgaaggaaagaaaagaatggaggaaagaagtgtctaaggaaggaaggaaaggatgggtctaagggaggaagaggaaaggagggtctaaagaagtaaaggaatgtctaaggaaggaggaaggaaagaaaaggtaagAGGGAATAAGTAGGAAGATAGGAGGAACGAGGAAGAACAT from Plasmodium coatneyi strain Hackeri chromosome 12, complete sequence includes these protein-coding regions:
- a CDS encoding SICA antigen gives rise to the protein MAPQKSEFEQQHTKVEDKEEHGGRGAPRARSAEGPANHEVNKVRGRRKRDTIITLGKDGITGRTVPSEGQITEEVTCTDNDLQSRLKDVIDKWHKDKGRAEKNWKKVWEEFENRINPLSKDISDNKASMASYCNGPKEKGTTWTEADKNACMLITAGLKHIYEIKEDTGKEGDQARKNNRKFKATAACIILNELITKLKEKANSCTQKISIEKGIEQAFKVSPQIKETACPNDRGCFECTQGDYSDCKMNNDRVGEKLKQKFDRDEKIKEALGDIYPPSNPTSTSGTATIGEWFTQFSTNVTDKDQNQYDELYGMLALCKPEEDTVPNDKVDLNNYEGFCRIMMKNIMLVTGVPKEYKNEDGKTPCEKKVKNIPLCDLLKVWMWYMRWFCVPKDVIEQALSRVNTVRKTLNENVKYVKCTYDDALNIPYGGGTNMVGEEYELFDTSALYTMMEALTEKTWCEDGQWIYRKKALEGPDLARSDPGKGNQVLGGNDNLDKMKEIVHQINKVLIQEEKAASPKKTPKSPSSEGEDCTKKSNLCERVTCVTTQYPKDKGGEKSNWNQMWDDIKSRVDPLEKAMSKEDPNTDKYCKGTEWKGNTGTFAEIEACKLITRGLKHIYEIPQDSSNQEHEKINNQLFKRTMACVLLNAYADKLESELKSTCPVEAGINKAFGATSRIKDGIDICKDKNNCVECKRDKNYESCMVGDDEENKTKLGDKIKPMLDSDHKIEKILEEICKDCNKVKGLCDRTKCVTINWFRDRLTNGGSGTQHWCQFWNNDVKRELDKLSKAIIKEEKNDNPLCNNINGRNTATEAEQKACNFIVRGIEYIYSIKEDQNTNYANQKKNNRIFGQTVGCIFLNAYADLLITKSKEGNCPIIEEKIQKFFEDGNKRKDDWCEEKRSGNGNECVKCERDTSYATCTLEVEETLLNKGPGEECKNHRNNIKNKLDDMLDNDKTGLKQTLNDITTICKPKPAAPPPAPPSAPSEAENGRGGGVGEADLKSPKAAKLTSKNDNPVLPYFPLAPAVLGISIMSYLLWKYFGMLRKTRKRYRRAYQIRGPSMEQQIIDHVDRDGPHAYTLVKERKPRSKHIKRRRKRLPGGRRRAGRRMIIDIHLEVLDEYQKGDVALTKEDFFEIVVQEFMGSKFIKEEKVASPDCGFREDRLCSKGRCS